Proteins co-encoded in one Nitrospirota bacterium genomic window:
- a CDS encoding MoaD/ThiS family protein yields the protein MAVKVRIPVPLQRLTNGKEEVEGKAGTVIELVNDLNEKFPGIGERISEAGKIRRFVNVYVNEEDIRFLKAEETEVKDGDEVSIIPAIAGGRTKRG from the coding sequence ATGGCGGTAAAAGTGAGAATCCCCGTTCCTCTCCAGAGGCTTACTAATGGCAAGGAGGAAGTGGAAGGTAAAGCAGGTACGGTGATTGAACTTGTAAATGACCTTAATGAAAAATTCCCAGGTATCGGAGAAAGAATCTCTGAGGCTGGAAAGATAAGGCGTTTTGTGAATGTATATGTGAATGAGGAGGATATCAGGTTTTTGAAGGCAGAGGAGACCGAGGTGAAGGACGGCGATGAGGTCTCTATAATTCCTGCTATCGCAGGGGGGCGCACAAAAAGGGGTTAG